A region of Desulfolithobacter dissulfuricans DNA encodes the following proteins:
- the pilB gene encoding type IV-A pilus assembly ATPase PilB encodes MAPEKTTATKKTSLKRTVKDQSGAGKLKIGELLSKAGYITATQFEQAKAQQKKTGKLLSRILLEYGYIEEDTVVNFLSRLHNYPAVDISREPPSPEVIDLVPYETARRFMAFPLRMAGNTLQVTMAEPTDTSAVEALQDAVHMGLNVCVSTERDIIEAYRKYYKISDEEYQELIGEQEEGQEEEQVTEIDDFGALVSDAAEDFEIESSQEDESAFDQFSASDAPIIKLVNGILVKAVQEGVSDIHIEPFEKSMHVRYRKDGSLFKSMNLPLTIKNALIARIKILADLNITERRVPQDGRIKMRMGRNKAVDFRVSTLPLLHGEGIVLRILDKSSLNVDLTQLGFEQETFDALKRCLNRPQGLLLVTGPTGSGKTVTLYSALNSLNREDIKILTAEDPVEFNFKGINQVNVNAEVGMTFAAALKAFLRQDPDIIMVGEIRDLETAEIAMKAAMTGHLVFSTLHTNDSPATVGRMVDIGIPPYLLASSLTMVLSQRLARRLCSNCKVRVEHDRKELLSAGFREEELDDLVLYGPKGCPECNGLGYKGRVGLFELMEVTDEVAKAINAEVPEEQLRKIAIQEGMVPLREAGLQKVREGVTSLHEVLRRTVVHEESLPAYLVNPDVEEYEDGDVIIQEGNQDKDFFKLVRGKVAVLRGGKKIAEITEPGEYFGEMSAISGEPRFATIVAAGRCVIKRYPGDKLQELIEKYPEVARHLFKTIVNRLQKTDRIVVKLAGGDRQRPQVIRRA; translated from the coding sequence ATGGCGCCGGAAAAAACAACCGCGACAAAAAAAACCTCGCTCAAGCGGACGGTCAAGGACCAGTCGGGCGCCGGAAAGCTGAAAATCGGTGAACTGCTCAGCAAGGCAGGCTACATCACCGCCACCCAGTTCGAGCAGGCCAAGGCCCAGCAGAAGAAAACCGGCAAACTCCTGAGCCGCATCCTCCTCGAATACGGCTATATCGAGGAAGACACGGTTGTCAACTTCCTCAGCCGACTGCATAACTATCCGGCGGTGGACATTTCCCGTGAACCGCCCTCGCCCGAAGTTATCGACCTCGTCCCCTACGAAACCGCCCGCCGGTTTATGGCCTTTCCCCTGCGCATGGCCGGCAACACCCTCCAGGTCACTATGGCTGAACCCACCGACACCTCGGCAGTGGAAGCCCTGCAGGACGCTGTGCATATGGGACTCAATGTCTGCGTTTCCACGGAACGGGACATCATCGAAGCCTACCGCAAGTATTACAAGATCAGTGACGAGGAATATCAGGAGCTTATCGGAGAGCAGGAAGAGGGGCAGGAAGAGGAGCAGGTCACTGAAATCGATGACTTCGGCGCCCTGGTTTCCGACGCGGCGGAAGACTTTGAAATAGAGAGCAGTCAGGAAGATGAGTCGGCCTTTGACCAGTTCTCCGCCTCGGACGCACCGATTATCAAACTGGTCAACGGTATCCTGGTCAAGGCGGTGCAGGAGGGTGTCAGCGATATCCATATCGAGCCGTTTGAAAAATCCATGCATGTCCGTTACCGCAAGGACGGCTCCCTGTTCAAGTCCATGAACCTGCCCCTGACCATCAAGAATGCCCTCATCGCCCGGATCAAGATTCTCGCCGACCTCAACATCACCGAACGAAGGGTACCCCAGGACGGCCGGATCAAAATGCGCATGGGGCGCAACAAGGCAGTGGATTTCCGGGTTTCAACCCTGCCGCTCCTCCATGGCGAGGGTATTGTCCTGCGTATCCTGGATAAGAGTTCCCTCAATGTGGACCTGACCCAGCTCGGCTTTGAGCAGGAGACCTTTGATGCCCTAAAACGATGTCTGAACCGACCCCAGGGACTCCTGCTGGTCACCGGGCCGACCGGTTCCGGCAAGACGGTTACCCTCTACTCGGCCCTCAACTCTCTGAACCGGGAAGATATCAAGATACTGACCGCTGAGGATCCGGTGGAATTCAACTTCAAGGGCATCAACCAGGTCAATGTGAACGCCGAGGTGGGCATGACCTTTGCCGCCGCACTCAAGGCCTTTCTGCGCCAGGATCCCGACATCATCATGGTGGGTGAGATCCGGGACCTCGAGACCGCGGAAATCGCCATGAAGGCCGCCATGACCGGTCACCTGGTGTTTTCCACCCTCCATACCAACGATTCACCGGCCACGGTCGGCCGGATGGTGGACATCGGTATTCCGCCCTACCTGCTGGCCTCGTCGCTGACCATGGTCCTCTCCCAGCGGCTCGCCAGACGGTTGTGCAGTAACTGCAAGGTCCGGGTCGAACACGACAGGAAAGAGCTGCTCAGCGCCGGCTTCCGGGAAGAGGAACTGGATGATCTGGTCCTTTACGGTCCCAAGGGTTGCCCGGAATGCAACGGCCTGGGCTACAAGGGCCGGGTGGGTCTTTTCGAGCTCATGGAGGTGACCGACGAGGTGGCCAAGGCCATCAATGCCGAGGTGCCGGAAGAGCAGCTGCGCAAAATCGCCATCCAGGAGGGTATGGTGCCCCTGCGCGAGGCTGGCCTCCAAAAGGTACGGGAGGGGGTGACCAGCCTCCACGAAGTTCTGCGGCGGACCGTGGTCCACGAGGAGAGCCTGCCGGCCTACCTGGTCAATCCGGATGTGGAAGAGTACGAAGACGGTGATGTCATCATCCAGGAGGGCAACCAGGACAAGGATTTTTTCAAGCTGGTCCGGGGCAAGGTGGCGGTACTGCGCGGAGGCAAGAAGATTGCTGAAATCACCGAGCCGGGAGAATACTTCGGCGAGATGTCCGCCATCTCGGGCGAACCCCGTTTTGCCACCATTGTCGCCGCCGGCCGCTGCGTCATCAAGCGCTATCCCGGCGACAAGCTCCAGGAGCTTATTGAAAAATATCCCGAGGTGGCCCGCCATCTCTTCAAAACTATTGTCAACCGATTGCAGAAAACCGACCGGATCGTGGTCAAACTCGCTGGCGGCGACCGCCAGCGCCCTCAGGTCATACGCCGGGCCTGA
- a CDS encoding mitochondrial fission ELM1 family protein: MTQKTKNNPLRITAFVDGRPGHEKQTRGIVNALARCTDVAVEYVPVGCRGVGREIGNWLRLLHVPLPDPYRSAGQGCDLVIGTGSATHIPMLLLKRRSGARAVTCMAPDFLLRRGMDLCFVPRHDGLAGDANIFLTTGPPGTATAGDHHDHHRGLILIGGVDEKSHYWDSFDIIQMVETIIQRYRSFSWTISSSPRTDPQTVDFLARIAENHDNVVFYRVEETPAGWIEEAYQQHGTVWVTADSMSMVYEALSASCRVGILPVRWKKQQSKFRNSIDYLVAERLVQTYEDILTDREMVARSSHLDEASRCAKEILRRWWPDRLP, from the coding sequence ATGACACAAAAAACAAAGAACAATCCCCTGCGAATCACCGCCTTTGTCGATGGTCGCCCGGGCCACGAGAAACAGACCAGGGGCATCGTCAACGCCCTGGCGCGGTGCACCGACGTGGCGGTGGAGTATGTACCTGTGGGGTGTCGAGGGGTTGGCCGCGAAATTGGCAACTGGCTGCGGCTGCTGCATGTTCCCTTGCCAGATCCCTACCGGTCTGCCGGCCAGGGGTGTGATCTGGTCATCGGCACCGGTTCGGCCACCCACATCCCCATGCTCCTTTTGAAAAGACGATCCGGGGCCCGGGCGGTGACCTGTATGGCACCTGATTTTTTGTTGCGCCGGGGCATGGATCTCTGTTTCGTGCCCCGCCATGACGGCCTGGCCGGGGATGCAAACATATTCCTGACCACAGGTCCGCCCGGTACTGCCACTGCCGGTGACCACCACGATCACCATCGTGGACTGATCCTCATCGGCGGGGTGGACGAGAAGAGCCACTACTGGGACAGTTTCGATATCATCCAGATGGTGGAAACCATCATTCAGAGATACCGTTCTTTTTCCTGGACCATCTCCTCATCCCCACGGACCGACCCACAGACCGTGGATTTTCTGGCCCGGATTGCCGAGAATCATGACAATGTGGTTTTTTACCGGGTCGAGGAAACCCCGGCCGGCTGGATCGAGGAGGCGTATCAGCAGCATGGAACCGTGTGGGTCACGGCCGATTCCATGTCCATGGTCTATGAGGCCCTTTCCGCCAGCTGCCGGGTGGGGATCCTGCCGGTGCGTTGGAAGAAGCAGCAGTCCAAGTTCAGAAACTCCATCGACTACCTGGTTGCCGAGCGGCTGGTACAGACCTATGAGGACATTCTGACAGACAGGGAGATGGTCGCCCGGAGCAGCCATCTTGACGAAGCATCGCGATGTGCAAAGGAGATCCTGCGGCGATGGTGGCCAGACCGCTTACCATAG
- a CDS encoding glycosyltransferase — MKTVLIWGRGDPGYSRNRIVVRLFTELGWQVRFFRPFSSQLGLLHSLWTRPERPDLIWVPCFRHDDIGSASFWARKWQVPLVVDPFISSFAKAVLERKKYPTGSSAAEKLRQREAALLERADLVFADTRCHADFFVQQLGVRPEKTSVLPVGAEEELFYPMEWPEDQESIDILFYGSFLRLHGIETIIQAAALCRDLPARWTILGDGDLRSGLLQQAAGLANVSFEPWIPYAELPKRMARAHILLGIFGDTPQAARVIPNKVFQSMAISRPVITRTSAAYDGTIGGAEEIGWVEAGDHQGLAATVRRWLQNPHQLCERGHRTRQLYETYFSQERLRSILARSLDRVVLHD; from the coding sequence ATGAAGACTGTTCTCATCTGGGGAAGGGGAGATCCGGGCTATTCCCGCAACCGGATCGTGGTCCGGCTTTTCACCGAGCTGGGCTGGCAGGTCCGTTTTTTCCGGCCATTTTCCAGCCAGCTCGGTCTGCTGCATTCCCTATGGACCAGGCCCGAACGTCCGGACCTGATATGGGTACCCTGTTTCCGACATGACGATATCGGTTCCGCCTCGTTCTGGGCACGGAAATGGCAGGTTCCCCTGGTCGTCGATCCTTTTATCTCCTCCTTTGCCAAGGCGGTCCTGGAGCGGAAAAAATATCCGACCGGTTCCAGTGCAGCGGAAAAATTGCGCCAACGGGAGGCCGCCCTTCTTGAGCGGGCGGATCTTGTCTTTGCCGACACCCGGTGCCATGCGGATTTTTTTGTCCAGCAGCTGGGGGTGCGGCCGGAGAAGACTTCGGTGCTGCCCGTGGGCGCGGAAGAGGAGCTATTTTATCCCATGGAGTGGCCCGAAGACCAGGAAAGCATCGATATCCTGTTTTATGGCAGTTTTCTGCGTCTTCATGGTATCGAGACCATTATCCAGGCCGCAGCCCTGTGTCGGGATCTCCCGGCCCGGTGGACCATTCTTGGCGATGGCGATCTGCGGTCCGGGCTGCTCCAGCAGGCGGCCGGGCTTGCCAATGTCTCTTTCGAACCATGGATACCCTATGCAGAGCTCCCGAAACGGATGGCCAGGGCCCATATCCTGCTGGGAATTTTTGGAGATACCCCCCAGGCCGCCCGGGTGATCCCCAACAAGGTGTTTCAGTCCATGGCCATCTCCAGGCCGGTGATCACCAGGACGTCGGCGGCCTACGACGGGACCATTGGTGGCGCGGAAGAGATCGGCTGGGTGGAGGCCGGTGATCACCAGGGGCTGGCGGCAACGGTTCGCAGATGGCTCCAGAATCCGCATCAGCTGTGCGAGAGAGGTCACAGAACCAGGCAACTCTATGAAACATATTTCAGTCAAGAGCGGTTGCGTTCCATCCTGGCCCGAAGCCTCGACCGGGTCGTACTCCATGACTGA
- a CDS encoding glycosyltransferase family 4 protein, whose amino-acid sequence MVARPLTIVQMLPELEGGGVERGTLELGRFLVQAGHRSLVISQGGRLVEQLETQGSIHLRYPFVGEKSPRALPSILRLRRDLLRHRVDILHLRSRLPAWVGYLAWKSLPAKKRPVLVTTFHGFYSVNSYSAVMTRGEKVIAVSRTIGEHIRAAYDVEEERIVVIHRGVDIDEFDPGKVGEKRVAELRSAWDIRPDAGPVILLPARVTRLKGHDVFFSALAMLRDQDWQAVCVGTIDESSHHVVALRKQLRELGLSGRIRLVDHCQDMAAALLLADIVVSASREPESFGRTVVEAQAMERPVIATAHGGSMETVEPGETGLLVQPGDATSLARGLHTLLADRTLRQQLGRAGREQVLKNFTVERMCSQTLALYESLLAQKGR is encoded by the coding sequence ATGGTGGCCAGACCGCTTACCATAGTGCAGATGCTGCCGGAGCTCGAAGGCGGCGGTGTGGAACGGGGTACCCTGGAACTGGGTCGGTTTCTGGTCCAGGCGGGGCACCGTTCTCTGGTCATCTCCCAGGGCGGACGACTGGTGGAGCAGCTGGAGACCCAGGGAAGCATCCATCTGCGATATCCTTTTGTGGGCGAGAAAAGCCCCAGGGCCCTGCCGTCCATCCTGCGGCTGCGCCGGGACCTTCTCCGTCACCGGGTGGATATCCTCCACCTGCGCTCCCGGCTTCCGGCCTGGGTGGGATACCTGGCCTGGAAATCACTGCCGGCAAAGAAACGGCCGGTCCTGGTGACCACCTTCCATGGTTTTTATTCGGTCAACAGTTACAGCGCGGTGATGACCCGGGGAGAAAAGGTGATCGCTGTTTCCCGCACCATCGGCGAGCATATCCGGGCGGCCTATGACGTGGAAGAGGAGCGAATCGTCGTCATCCACCGGGGCGTGGACATCGACGAGTTCGATCCCGGAAAGGTGGGAGAAAAACGGGTTGCCGAGCTGCGCTCTGCCTGGGATATCAGGCCGGACGCTGGTCCGGTCATCTTGCTGCCGGCCCGGGTGACCCGGCTTAAAGGACACGATGTGTTTTTCAGCGCTCTGGCCATGCTCCGGGACCAGGACTGGCAGGCGGTGTGCGTGGGGACGATCGATGAGAGTTCCCACCATGTCGTGGCTTTGCGCAAGCAGCTGCGCGAGCTTGGTCTGTCAGGCCGGATTCGGTTGGTGGATCATTGCCAGGATATGGCCGCAGCCCTGCTGCTGGCCGATATCGTGGTCTCGGCTTCCCGGGAGCCTGAGTCCTTCGGCCGAACTGTAGTCGAGGCCCAGGCCATGGAGCGACCGGTGATTGCCACTGCCCACGGCGGCAGTATGGAAACCGTTGAACCGGGAGAAACAGGCCTGCTGGTCCAGCCCGGGGACGCCACCTCCCTGGCCAGGGGTCTGCATACCCTGCTTGCTGACCGCACCCTCAGGCAGCAGCTGGGCCGGGCCGGCCGGGAGCAGGTCCTGAAGAACTTTACAGTAGAGCGGATGTGCAGCCAGACCCTTGCCCTGTACGAGTCCCTGCTGGCACAAAAGGGCCGCTGA
- a CDS encoding formate--tetrahydrofolate ligase, with the protein MVLDPTKHADWEIAEEAESRMKTVYQLAEELGMEKEELLPHGHYVAKLDYRKILDRLKDKPDGKYVDVTAISPTPLGEGKSTCAMGLVQGLGKRGKSVIGAIRQPSGGPTMNIKGSAAGGGLAQCIPLTPFSLGLTGDINAIMNAHNLGMVALTSRMQHEANYTDEILAKRGLKRLDIHPKKVEFGWIIDFCAQALRNITIGLGGKMDGFTMQSKFAIAVSSEIMAILSIATDLKDMRERIGRIVVAYDKQDRPITTADLEVDGAMTAWMVDAINPNLMQTLEGQPVLVHAGPFANIAIGQSSVIADRVGLKLADYNVTESGFGADIGFEKFWNLKCRYSGLKPNCAVVVATIRALKCHGGAPIPVPGKPMPEEYTKENVGWVEEGCKNLLHHIETVKKAGINPVVCINAFYTDTDNEIKAVRRLCEAAGARVALSRHWEHGGEGALEFADAVVDACEEPNDFKFLYDLDTPLSKRIELIVKEVYGGDGVSYSPEAAAKLKRIEADPDMKEMGTCMVKTHLSLSHDPNLKGVPKGWTLPIRDILTYKGAGFVVPVAGAISLMPGTASDPAYRRIDVDVDTGRVKGLF; encoded by the coding sequence ATGGTATTGGATCCCACCAAGCACGCTGACTGGGAAATCGCGGAAGAGGCGGAAAGCCGCATGAAAACCGTGTACCAGCTGGCGGAAGAGCTGGGCATGGAAAAAGAGGAACTGCTGCCCCATGGCCACTATGTCGCCAAGCTGGATTACCGGAAGATTCTCGACCGGCTCAAAGACAAACCGGACGGAAAGTATGTGGATGTGACCGCCATTTCACCGACACCACTTGGTGAGGGCAAATCCACCTGTGCCATGGGCCTGGTCCAGGGCCTGGGCAAACGCGGCAAATCCGTCATCGGTGCCATCCGCCAGCCTTCCGGCGGCCCGACCATGAACATCAAGGGCTCCGCTGCCGGCGGTGGCCTGGCCCAGTGCATTCCGCTGACTCCCTTCTCTCTGGGGTTGACCGGTGACATCAACGCCATCATGAACGCCCATAACCTGGGCATGGTGGCCCTCACCTCACGGATGCAGCACGAGGCCAATTACACCGATGAGATCCTGGCCAAGCGTGGTCTCAAGCGCCTCGATATCCATCCGAAAAAAGTGGAGTTCGGCTGGATCATCGACTTCTGCGCCCAGGCGCTGCGCAACATCACCATCGGTCTTGGCGGCAAGATGGACGGCTTCACCATGCAGTCCAAATTCGCCATTGCCGTTTCTTCCGAGATCATGGCCATCCTCTCCATTGCCACCGATCTCAAGGACATGCGGGAGCGGATCGGCAGGATCGTGGTCGCCTACGACAAGCAGGATCGGCCCATCACCACCGCTGACCTGGAAGTGGACGGCGCCATGACCGCCTGGATGGTGGATGCCATCAACCCCAACCTGATGCAGACCCTGGAGGGTCAGCCGGTGCTGGTCCATGCCGGTCCCTTTGCCAACATCGCCATTGGTCAGTCCTCTGTTATCGCCGACCGGGTCGGACTGAAGCTGGCTGACTACAATGTCACCGAATCCGGCTTCGGTGCCGATATCGGGTTCGAGAAGTTCTGGAACCTCAAGTGCCGCTATTCCGGCCTCAAGCCCAACTGTGCCGTGGTCGTGGCCACCATCCGGGCCCTCAAGTGCCATGGTGGCGCCCCGATTCCGGTCCCCGGCAAACCCATGCCCGAAGAGTACACCAAGGAAAATGTCGGCTGGGTTGAAGAAGGCTGCAAGAACCTCCTGCATCATATCGAGACCGTCAAGAAAGCCGGTATCAACCCTGTTGTCTGCATCAATGCCTTCTACACTGATACCGACAACGAGATCAAGGCTGTCCGCCGCCTGTGCGAGGCTGCCGGAGCCCGGGTCGCCCTGTCGCGGCACTGGGAGCACGGTGGCGAGGGTGCGCTGGAGTTTGCCGACGCCGTTGTCGATGCCTGCGAGGAACCCAACGACTTCAAGTTCCTCTACGATCTCGACACCCCGCTTTCCAAGCGGATCGAGCTGATCGTCAAGGAGGTTTACGGTGGTGACGGTGTTTCCTATTCGCCGGAAGCGGCTGCCAAGCTCAAGCGCATCGAGGCCGATCCGGACATGAAGGAGATGGGAACCTGCATGGTCAAGACCCACCTCTCCCTGTCCCACGATCCGAACCTCAAGGGTGTGCCCAAAGGCTGGACCCTGCCGATCCGCGACATCCTCACCTACAAGGGTGCGGGTTTTGTGGTTCCGGTGGCCGGTGCCATCAGCCTGATGCCGGGTACAGCATCCGATCCGGCCTACCGCCGCATCGATGTGGATGTGGACACCGGTAGAGTCAAGGGTCTGTTCTAG
- a CDS encoding O-antigen ligase family protein, whose amino-acid sequence MEGSTAHRLSRTSLAGRIDTACLFLGTLLPAAVFLGSAVFEPLLVIVGLLWLGRMSAERTLPQLTDGCRSLVLPWFVWYGVIVVSLAWNGPGGKGWAHDIGMIRFPFFALAMLDVSGRRDIARPLLYGLGGCVLLILLNLSMARYLGHDLLGNDWPRYAHKLKEGYRTAALLQYIVPFFFCWSLLDRTLSWKNRLMLLLLVSAGCWMLWEVGMRTALGATLGALYAAMLYAFRRRTPVLTMLLALGGMVFVFLLQFLLGNDPQLGQKLSSLYHRFDIWKVCIQVWHRYPVLGSGISGFQETYTEVAAASGVLADHRFLGRLVASEATHAHNLVLMLLAATGLAGYLAFFWLFSSCIRSILKDYHWWRAGLLTWPVVLLISGLTGFNIYGSSYQAVLAFFIVLIGLPVQERQMA is encoded by the coding sequence ATGGAAGGATCAACAGCGCATCGCCTCAGCAGAACATCCCTTGCCGGCCGAATCGACACGGCCTGCCTTTTCCTTGGTACTTTGCTGCCTGCGGCTGTTTTTCTGGGTTCGGCCGTGTTCGAGCCCCTGCTGGTCATTGTGGGGCTGCTCTGGCTCGGGCGCATGTCTGCGGAACGCACACTGCCGCAGTTGACGGATGGTTGCCGTTCACTGGTGCTTCCCTGGTTCGTCTGGTATGGAGTGATCGTTGTCAGTCTTGCCTGGAACGGTCCCGGCGGCAAGGGGTGGGCACATGACATCGGTATGATACGTTTTCCGTTCTTCGCTCTGGCCATGCTTGATGTTTCCGGACGAAGAGATATTGCCCGGCCGCTTCTGTACGGGCTTGGCGGATGTGTTCTGCTCATTCTCCTGAACCTGTCCATGGCCCGGTATCTCGGCCACGACCTGCTGGGCAATGACTGGCCCCGGTATGCACATAAACTCAAGGAAGGCTATAGGACGGCGGCGCTTCTGCAGTATATTGTCCCGTTTTTTTTCTGCTGGTCGCTGCTCGACCGGACCCTGTCCTGGAAGAACCGGCTCATGCTCCTGCTGCTGGTGTCTGCCGGCTGCTGGATGCTGTGGGAAGTGGGAATGAGAACGGCGCTCGGAGCCACACTGGGGGCGCTCTATGCCGCGATGCTTTACGCGTTCCGTCGCCGCACCCCGGTGCTGACCATGCTCCTGGCCTTGGGTGGGATGGTGTTTGTCTTCCTGCTCCAGTTCCTGCTGGGCAATGACCCGCAACTGGGCCAAAAGCTCAGTTCCCTCTACCACCGGTTCGATATATGGAAAGTATGCATCCAGGTATGGCACCGGTATCCTGTTCTGGGAAGCGGGATATCCGGTTTCCAGGAAACATACACCGAGGTGGCGGCTGCCAGCGGGGTTCTGGCCGACCACAGGTTCCTTGGCCGGCTTGTCGCCAGCGAGGCCACCCATGCCCACAACCTGGTCCTGATGCTTCTGGCCGCCACCGGTCTGGCCGGGTACCTGGCCTTTTTCTGGCTGTTCAGTTCGTGTATCCGGAGTATCTTAAAAGATTACCACTGGTGGCGGGCCGGTCTGCTGACCTGGCCGGTGGTTCTGCTTATTTCCGGCCTGACCGGGTTCAATATCTACGGTTCCTCCTACCAGGCGGTGCTGGCCTTTTTTATCGTTCTGATCGGCCTGCCCGTTCAGGAACGGCAGATGGCATGA